A DNA window from Euwallacea fornicatus isolate EFF26 chromosome 17, ASM4011564v1, whole genome shotgun sequence contains the following coding sequences:
- the LOC136344590 gene encoding sphingomyelin phosphodiesterase isoform X2 has protein sequence MLKKLFVLALCAFCNIHIQASPVGYKINYTNEIGFMLQPNEEVFRDEWNYKVEHSKVPLLSSLIRNHTLPPTAGGSTGRLMWGLDQDKSSLPPFVDKALKLLNLKQVAFEIENSVMSKVSCTACRAGAGLLQHYTKTGKSEKEIKKTIYQFCVNLKIQSPRVCEGITELFAGEVIYVLGKVDIGPDEICSFVIGDACGDVYNPYHEWEVVFPPVPKPSVVEPKIPEASAPTFKVLHLSDTHYDPYYMEGANADCSEPLCCRLTNGHAVTKESAAGKWGDYRKCDTPKITVDNMLQHIQDKHHDIDYILWTGDLPPHDIWNQTKDENIKILKETVMQMSVMFPGIPIFPALGNHEAAPVNSFPPPFVNSPDSSIAWLYDELDVQWRKWLPSSVSNTVRRGAFYSVLVRPGFRLISLNMNYCNNKNWWLLLNSTDPATELQWFIYELQSAEFNGEKVHVIGHIPPGHSDCLKVWSRNYYAIISRYEATIIAQFFGHTHFDEFEVFYDHTDLTRPINVAYVGPSVSPYYDLNPGYRIYYVDGDHDKTTRGVVDHETWTMNLREANIYGYPIWFQLYSARQSFGMDALRPRDWDDLVARMSSDSKLFELFYKYYYKASPERPSCDIDCKKKILCDLHSGRSHDRKNLCQSIESRVDSSSTTWREWFFNTISVSVSVIMSIPRLTMQVPKYVLGLG, from the exons ATGTTGAAGAAACTCTTCGTTCTGGCCTTATGCGCTTTTTGCAACATCCATATTCAAG CATCCCCTGTTGGCTACAAAATAAACTACACAAATGAGATCGGTTTCATGCTACAACCCAACGAAGAAGTATTCCGGGACGAATGGAACTACAAGGTGGAACACAGCAAAGTACCGCTGCTTTCTTCTTTGATAAGAAATCACACTTTACCGCCCACAGCAGGTGGCAGTACT GGCAGATTGATGTGGGGTCTGGACCAAGACAAGTCGTCGCTGCCCCCCTTCGTGGACAAAGCTTTAAAGTTACTGAATTTGAAGCAGGTCGCTTTCGAAATTGAGAATTCGGTCATGTCCAAAGTGTCGTGTACTGCATGCAGAGCAG GAGCCGGTCTTTTGCAACACTACACGAAAACGGGGAAATCCGAGAAAGAAATTAAGAAGACTATTTACCAATTTTGTGTCAATTTGAAGATACAATCGCCCAGGGTTTGTGAGGGCATTACCGAGCTTTTTGCCGGTGAAGTTATCTATGTTTTAGGAAAAGTTGATATAG GCCCCGATGAGATTTGCAGCTTCGTCATCGGAGACGCTTGCGGTGACGTTTACAATCCCTACCACGAATGGGAAGTGGTTTTTCCACCAGTTCCTAAGCCTTCTGTGGTTGAACCAAAAATACCAGAG GCTAGTGCTCCAACATTCAAAGTCCTCCACCTTTCCGACACCCACTACGATCCATATTATATGGAGGGAGCCAACGCGGATTGTTCGGAACCCCTTTGTTGCCGCTTGACAAATGGACATGCCGTAACCAAAGAATCTGCAGCCGGAAA GTGGGGAGACTACAGAAAATGCGACACTCCTAAGATCACGGTCGACAATATGCTGCAGCATATTCAAGACAAACACCAT GATATAGATTACATCCTTTGGACTGGAGACCTGCCTCCTCATGACATCTGGAATCAAACTAAggatgaaaatataaaaatccttAAAGAAACAGTAATGCAAATGTCGGTCATGTTCCCTGGTATCCCTATCTTTCCTGCCTTGGGTAATCATGAGGCAGCCCCAGTAAACAG ttttccCCCACCGTTCGTGAACTCCCCAGACAGCTCGATTGCTTGGCTTTACGATGAATTGGACGTTCAATGGCGCAAATGGTTGCCAAGTTCTGTAAGCAATACTGTGAGAAGAGGGGCGTTttattctgttttggtgagacCCGGATTTCGGCTCATTTCTCTGAACATGAATTACTGTAACAATAAGAACTG GTGGCTTCTGTTAAATAGCACAGATCCTGCAACAGAGTTGCAGTGGTTCATTTACGAGCTTCAATCTGCGGAGTTTAATGGGGAGAAAGTCCATGTCATCG GCCATATCCCTCCGGGCCACTCTGACTGTTTAAAGGTATGGTCCAGAAACTATTACGCCATCATCAGTCGCTATGAAGCTACTATTATAGCTCAGTTTTTTGGACACActcattttgatgaatttgaagtattttatgATCACACCGATTTAA caAGACCCATCAATGTAGCATACGTAGGTCCATCAGTGTCACCCTACTATGATTTAAATCCAGGTTACAGGATCTATTATGTAGATGGTGACCATGACAAAACAACCAGA GGCGTTGTCGATCATGAAACATGGACTATGAATTTGCGGGAAGCGAACATCTATGGATACCCCATTTGGTTTCAGTTATACAGTGCGAGACAGTCGTTTGGGATGGACGCTCTTAGGCCGAGAGATTGGGACGATTTGGTAGCCAGAATGTCCAGCGATTCGAAAttgtttgaattattttacaa ATATTATTATAAAGCGAGTCCTGAAAGACCAAGCTGCGACATCGATTGTAAGAAAAAGATTCTGTGCGATCTTCATTCTGGAAGGTCGCACGATCGTAAGAACTTATGCCAATCCATTGAGTCTCGTGTAGATTCTTCCTCAACCACATGGAGAGAGTGGTTCTTCAATACCATCTCCGTTTC GGTTTCGGTGATAATGTCTATACCCAGGTTGACGATGCAAGTGCCCAAATACGTGCTGGGATTAGGATAA
- the LOC136344590 gene encoding sphingomyelin phosphodiesterase isoform X4, which translates to MWGLDQDKSSLPPFVDKALKLLNLKQVAFEIENSVMSKVSCTACRAGAGLLQHYTKTGKSEKEIKKTIYQFCVNLKIQSPRVCEGITELFAGEVIYVLGKVDIGPDEICSFVIGDACGDVYNPYHEWEVVFPPVPKPSVVEPKIPEASAPTFKVLHLSDTHYDPYYMEGANADCSEPLCCRLTNGHAVTKESAAGKWGDYRKCDTPKITVDNMLQHIQDKHHDIDYILWTGDLPPHDIWNQTKDENIKILKETVMQMSVMFPGIPIFPALGNHEAAPVNSFPPPFVNSPDSSIAWLYDELDVQWRKWLPSSVSNTVRRGAFYSVLVRPGFRLISLNMNYCNNKNWWLLLNSTDPATELQWFIYELQSAEFNGEKVHVIGHIPPGHSDCLKVWSRNYYAIISRYEATIIAQFFGHTHFDEFEVFYDHTDLTRPINVAYVGPSVSPYYDLNPGYRIYYVDGDHDKTTRGVVDHETWTMNLREANIYGYPIWFQLYSARQSFGMDALRPRDWDDLVARMSSDSKLFELFYKYYYKASPERPSCDIDCKKKILCDLHSGRSHDRKNLCQSIESRVDSSSTTWREWFFNTISVSVSVIMSIPRLTMQVPKYVLGLG; encoded by the exons ATGTGGGGTCTGGACCAAGACAAGTCGTCGCTGCCCCCCTTCGTGGACAAAGCTTTAAAGTTACTGAATTTGAAGCAGGTCGCTTTCGAAATTGAGAATTCGGTCATGTCCAAAGTGTCGTGTACTGCATGCAGAGCAG GAGCCGGTCTTTTGCAACACTACACGAAAACGGGGAAATCCGAGAAAGAAATTAAGAAGACTATTTACCAATTTTGTGTCAATTTGAAGATACAATCGCCCAGGGTTTGTGAGGGCATTACCGAGCTTTTTGCCGGTGAAGTTATCTATGTTTTAGGAAAAGTTGATATAG GCCCCGATGAGATTTGCAGCTTCGTCATCGGAGACGCTTGCGGTGACGTTTACAATCCCTACCACGAATGGGAAGTGGTTTTTCCACCAGTTCCTAAGCCTTCTGTGGTTGAACCAAAAATACCAGAG GCTAGTGCTCCAACATTCAAAGTCCTCCACCTTTCCGACACCCACTACGATCCATATTATATGGAGGGAGCCAACGCGGATTGTTCGGAACCCCTTTGTTGCCGCTTGACAAATGGACATGCCGTAACCAAAGAATCTGCAGCCGGAAA GTGGGGAGACTACAGAAAATGCGACACTCCTAAGATCACGGTCGACAATATGCTGCAGCATATTCAAGACAAACACCAT GATATAGATTACATCCTTTGGACTGGAGACCTGCCTCCTCATGACATCTGGAATCAAACTAAggatgaaaatataaaaatccttAAAGAAACAGTAATGCAAATGTCGGTCATGTTCCCTGGTATCCCTATCTTTCCTGCCTTGGGTAATCATGAGGCAGCCCCAGTAAACAG ttttccCCCACCGTTCGTGAACTCCCCAGACAGCTCGATTGCTTGGCTTTACGATGAATTGGACGTTCAATGGCGCAAATGGTTGCCAAGTTCTGTAAGCAATACTGTGAGAAGAGGGGCGTTttattctgttttggtgagacCCGGATTTCGGCTCATTTCTCTGAACATGAATTACTGTAACAATAAGAACTG GTGGCTTCTGTTAAATAGCACAGATCCTGCAACAGAGTTGCAGTGGTTCATTTACGAGCTTCAATCTGCGGAGTTTAATGGGGAGAAAGTCCATGTCATCG GCCATATCCCTCCGGGCCACTCTGACTGTTTAAAGGTATGGTCCAGAAACTATTACGCCATCATCAGTCGCTATGAAGCTACTATTATAGCTCAGTTTTTTGGACACActcattttgatgaatttgaagtattttatgATCACACCGATTTAA caAGACCCATCAATGTAGCATACGTAGGTCCATCAGTGTCACCCTACTATGATTTAAATCCAGGTTACAGGATCTATTATGTAGATGGTGACCATGACAAAACAACCAGA GGCGTTGTCGATCATGAAACATGGACTATGAATTTGCGGGAAGCGAACATCTATGGATACCCCATTTGGTTTCAGTTATACAGTGCGAGACAGTCGTTTGGGATGGACGCTCTTAGGCCGAGAGATTGGGACGATTTGGTAGCCAGAATGTCCAGCGATTCGAAAttgtttgaattattttacaa ATATTATTATAAAGCGAGTCCTGAAAGACCAAGCTGCGACATCGATTGTAAGAAAAAGATTCTGTGCGATCTTCATTCTGGAAGGTCGCACGATCGTAAGAACTTATGCCAATCCATTGAGTCTCGTGTAGATTCTTCCTCAACCACATGGAGAGAGTGGTTCTTCAATACCATCTCCGTTTC GGTTTCGGTGATAATGTCTATACCCAGGTTGACGATGCAAGTGCCCAAATACGTGCTGGGATTAGGATAA
- the LOC136344590 gene encoding sphingomyelin phosphodiesterase isoform X1 translates to MTTMLKKLFVLALCAFCNIHIQASPVGYKINYTNEIGFMLQPNEEVFRDEWNYKVEHSKVPLLSSLIRNHTLPPTAGGSTGRLMWGLDQDKSSLPPFVDKALKLLNLKQVAFEIENSVMSKVSCTACRAGAGLLQHYTKTGKSEKEIKKTIYQFCVNLKIQSPRVCEGITELFAGEVIYVLGKVDIGPDEICSFVIGDACGDVYNPYHEWEVVFPPVPKPSVVEPKIPEASAPTFKVLHLSDTHYDPYYMEGANADCSEPLCCRLTNGHAVTKESAAGKWGDYRKCDTPKITVDNMLQHIQDKHHDIDYILWTGDLPPHDIWNQTKDENIKILKETVMQMSVMFPGIPIFPALGNHEAAPVNSFPPPFVNSPDSSIAWLYDELDVQWRKWLPSSVSNTVRRGAFYSVLVRPGFRLISLNMNYCNNKNWWLLLNSTDPATELQWFIYELQSAEFNGEKVHVIGHIPPGHSDCLKVWSRNYYAIISRYEATIIAQFFGHTHFDEFEVFYDHTDLTRPINVAYVGPSVSPYYDLNPGYRIYYVDGDHDKTTRGVVDHETWTMNLREANIYGYPIWFQLYSARQSFGMDALRPRDWDDLVARMSSDSKLFELFYKYYYKASPERPSCDIDCKKKILCDLHSGRSHDRKNLCQSIESRVDSSSTTWREWFFNTISVSVSVIMSIPRLTMQVPKYVLGLG, encoded by the exons ATG ACCACCATGTTGAAGAAACTCTTCGTTCTGGCCTTATGCGCTTTTTGCAACATCCATATTCAAG CATCCCCTGTTGGCTACAAAATAAACTACACAAATGAGATCGGTTTCATGCTACAACCCAACGAAGAAGTATTCCGGGACGAATGGAACTACAAGGTGGAACACAGCAAAGTACCGCTGCTTTCTTCTTTGATAAGAAATCACACTTTACCGCCCACAGCAGGTGGCAGTACT GGCAGATTGATGTGGGGTCTGGACCAAGACAAGTCGTCGCTGCCCCCCTTCGTGGACAAAGCTTTAAAGTTACTGAATTTGAAGCAGGTCGCTTTCGAAATTGAGAATTCGGTCATGTCCAAAGTGTCGTGTACTGCATGCAGAGCAG GAGCCGGTCTTTTGCAACACTACACGAAAACGGGGAAATCCGAGAAAGAAATTAAGAAGACTATTTACCAATTTTGTGTCAATTTGAAGATACAATCGCCCAGGGTTTGTGAGGGCATTACCGAGCTTTTTGCCGGTGAAGTTATCTATGTTTTAGGAAAAGTTGATATAG GCCCCGATGAGATTTGCAGCTTCGTCATCGGAGACGCTTGCGGTGACGTTTACAATCCCTACCACGAATGGGAAGTGGTTTTTCCACCAGTTCCTAAGCCTTCTGTGGTTGAACCAAAAATACCAGAG GCTAGTGCTCCAACATTCAAAGTCCTCCACCTTTCCGACACCCACTACGATCCATATTATATGGAGGGAGCCAACGCGGATTGTTCGGAACCCCTTTGTTGCCGCTTGACAAATGGACATGCCGTAACCAAAGAATCTGCAGCCGGAAA GTGGGGAGACTACAGAAAATGCGACACTCCTAAGATCACGGTCGACAATATGCTGCAGCATATTCAAGACAAACACCAT GATATAGATTACATCCTTTGGACTGGAGACCTGCCTCCTCATGACATCTGGAATCAAACTAAggatgaaaatataaaaatccttAAAGAAACAGTAATGCAAATGTCGGTCATGTTCCCTGGTATCCCTATCTTTCCTGCCTTGGGTAATCATGAGGCAGCCCCAGTAAACAG ttttccCCCACCGTTCGTGAACTCCCCAGACAGCTCGATTGCTTGGCTTTACGATGAATTGGACGTTCAATGGCGCAAATGGTTGCCAAGTTCTGTAAGCAATACTGTGAGAAGAGGGGCGTTttattctgttttggtgagacCCGGATTTCGGCTCATTTCTCTGAACATGAATTACTGTAACAATAAGAACTG GTGGCTTCTGTTAAATAGCACAGATCCTGCAACAGAGTTGCAGTGGTTCATTTACGAGCTTCAATCTGCGGAGTTTAATGGGGAGAAAGTCCATGTCATCG GCCATATCCCTCCGGGCCACTCTGACTGTTTAAAGGTATGGTCCAGAAACTATTACGCCATCATCAGTCGCTATGAAGCTACTATTATAGCTCAGTTTTTTGGACACActcattttgatgaatttgaagtattttatgATCACACCGATTTAA caAGACCCATCAATGTAGCATACGTAGGTCCATCAGTGTCACCCTACTATGATTTAAATCCAGGTTACAGGATCTATTATGTAGATGGTGACCATGACAAAACAACCAGA GGCGTTGTCGATCATGAAACATGGACTATGAATTTGCGGGAAGCGAACATCTATGGATACCCCATTTGGTTTCAGTTATACAGTGCGAGACAGTCGTTTGGGATGGACGCTCTTAGGCCGAGAGATTGGGACGATTTGGTAGCCAGAATGTCCAGCGATTCGAAAttgtttgaattattttacaa ATATTATTATAAAGCGAGTCCTGAAAGACCAAGCTGCGACATCGATTGTAAGAAAAAGATTCTGTGCGATCTTCATTCTGGAAGGTCGCACGATCGTAAGAACTTATGCCAATCCATTGAGTCTCGTGTAGATTCTTCCTCAACCACATGGAGAGAGTGGTTCTTCAATACCATCTCCGTTTC GGTTTCGGTGATAATGTCTATACCCAGGTTGACGATGCAAGTGCCCAAATACGTGCTGGGATTAGGATAA
- the LOC136344590 gene encoding sphingomyelin phosphodiesterase isoform X3 has protein sequence MTTMLKKLFVLALCAFCNIHIQASPVGYKINYTNEIGFMLQPNEEVFRDEWNYKVEHSKVPLLSSLIRNHTLPPTAGGSTGRLMWGLDQDKSSLPPFVDKALKLLNLKQVAFEIENSVMSKVSCTACRAGAGLLQHYTKTGKSEKEIKKTIYQFCVNLKIQSPRVCEGITELFAGEVIYVLGKVDIGPDEICSFVIGDACGDVYNPYHEWEVVFPPVPKPSVVEPKIPEASAPTFKVLHLSDTHYDPYYMEGANADCSEPLCCRLTNGHAVTKESAAGKWGDYRKCDTPKITVDNMLQHIQDKHHDIDYILWTGDLPPHDIWNQTKDENIKILKETVMQMSVMFPGIPIFPALGNHEAAPVNSFPPPFVNSPDSSIAWLYDELDVQWRKWLPSSVSNTVRRGAFYSVLVRPGFRLISLNMNYCNNKNWWLLLNSTDPATELQWFIYELQSAEFNGEKVHVIGHIPPGHSDCLKVWSRNYYAIISRYEATIIAQFFGHTHFDEFEVFYDHTDLTRPINVAYVGPSVSPYYDLNPGYRIYYVDGDHDKTTRGVVDHETWTMNLREANIYGYPIWFQLYSARQSFGMDALRPRDWDDLVARMSSDSKLFELFYKYYYKASPERPSCDIDCKKKILCDLHSGRSHDRKNLCQSIESRVDSSSTTWREWFFNTISVSIM, from the exons ATG ACCACCATGTTGAAGAAACTCTTCGTTCTGGCCTTATGCGCTTTTTGCAACATCCATATTCAAG CATCCCCTGTTGGCTACAAAATAAACTACACAAATGAGATCGGTTTCATGCTACAACCCAACGAAGAAGTATTCCGGGACGAATGGAACTACAAGGTGGAACACAGCAAAGTACCGCTGCTTTCTTCTTTGATAAGAAATCACACTTTACCGCCCACAGCAGGTGGCAGTACT GGCAGATTGATGTGGGGTCTGGACCAAGACAAGTCGTCGCTGCCCCCCTTCGTGGACAAAGCTTTAAAGTTACTGAATTTGAAGCAGGTCGCTTTCGAAATTGAGAATTCGGTCATGTCCAAAGTGTCGTGTACTGCATGCAGAGCAG GAGCCGGTCTTTTGCAACACTACACGAAAACGGGGAAATCCGAGAAAGAAATTAAGAAGACTATTTACCAATTTTGTGTCAATTTGAAGATACAATCGCCCAGGGTTTGTGAGGGCATTACCGAGCTTTTTGCCGGTGAAGTTATCTATGTTTTAGGAAAAGTTGATATAG GCCCCGATGAGATTTGCAGCTTCGTCATCGGAGACGCTTGCGGTGACGTTTACAATCCCTACCACGAATGGGAAGTGGTTTTTCCACCAGTTCCTAAGCCTTCTGTGGTTGAACCAAAAATACCAGAG GCTAGTGCTCCAACATTCAAAGTCCTCCACCTTTCCGACACCCACTACGATCCATATTATATGGAGGGAGCCAACGCGGATTGTTCGGAACCCCTTTGTTGCCGCTTGACAAATGGACATGCCGTAACCAAAGAATCTGCAGCCGGAAA GTGGGGAGACTACAGAAAATGCGACACTCCTAAGATCACGGTCGACAATATGCTGCAGCATATTCAAGACAAACACCAT GATATAGATTACATCCTTTGGACTGGAGACCTGCCTCCTCATGACATCTGGAATCAAACTAAggatgaaaatataaaaatccttAAAGAAACAGTAATGCAAATGTCGGTCATGTTCCCTGGTATCCCTATCTTTCCTGCCTTGGGTAATCATGAGGCAGCCCCAGTAAACAG ttttccCCCACCGTTCGTGAACTCCCCAGACAGCTCGATTGCTTGGCTTTACGATGAATTGGACGTTCAATGGCGCAAATGGTTGCCAAGTTCTGTAAGCAATACTGTGAGAAGAGGGGCGTTttattctgttttggtgagacCCGGATTTCGGCTCATTTCTCTGAACATGAATTACTGTAACAATAAGAACTG GTGGCTTCTGTTAAATAGCACAGATCCTGCAACAGAGTTGCAGTGGTTCATTTACGAGCTTCAATCTGCGGAGTTTAATGGGGAGAAAGTCCATGTCATCG GCCATATCCCTCCGGGCCACTCTGACTGTTTAAAGGTATGGTCCAGAAACTATTACGCCATCATCAGTCGCTATGAAGCTACTATTATAGCTCAGTTTTTTGGACACActcattttgatgaatttgaagtattttatgATCACACCGATTTAA caAGACCCATCAATGTAGCATACGTAGGTCCATCAGTGTCACCCTACTATGATTTAAATCCAGGTTACAGGATCTATTATGTAGATGGTGACCATGACAAAACAACCAGA GGCGTTGTCGATCATGAAACATGGACTATGAATTTGCGGGAAGCGAACATCTATGGATACCCCATTTGGTTTCAGTTATACAGTGCGAGACAGTCGTTTGGGATGGACGCTCTTAGGCCGAGAGATTGGGACGATTTGGTAGCCAGAATGTCCAGCGATTCGAAAttgtttgaattattttacaa ATATTATTATAAAGCGAGTCCTGAAAGACCAAGCTGCGACATCGATTGTAAGAAAAAGATTCTGTGCGATCTTCATTCTGGAAGGTCGCACGATCGTAAGAACTTATGCCAATCCATTGAGTCTCGTGTAGATTCTTCCTCAACCACATGGAGAGAGTGGTTCTTCAATACCATCTCCGTTTC TATAATGTAG
- the LOC136344590 gene encoding sphingomyelin phosphodiesterase isoform X5, producing the protein MTTMLKKLFVLALCAFCNIHIQASPVGYKINYTNEIGFMLQPNEEVFRDEWNYKVEHSKVPLLSSLIRNHTLPPTAGGSTGRLMWGLDQDKSSLPPFVDKALKLLNLKQVAFEIENSVMSKVSCTACRAGAGLLQHYTKTGKSEKEIKKTIYQFCVNLKIQSPRVCEGITELFAGEVIYVLGKVDIGPDEICSFVIGDACGDVYNPYHEWEVVFPPVPKPSVVEPKIPEASAPTFKVLHLSDTHYDPYYMEGANADCSEPLCCRLTNGHAVTKESAAGKWGDYRKCDTPKITVDNMLQHIQDKHHDIDYILWTGDLPPHDIWNQTKDENIKILKETVMQMSVMFPGIPIFPALGNHEAAPVNSFPPPFVNSPDSSIAWLYDELDVQWRKWLPSSVSNTVRRGAFYSVLVRPGFRLISLNMNYCNNKNWWLLLNSTDPATELQWFIYELQSAEFNGEKVHVIGHIPPGHSDCLKVWSRNYYAIISRYEATIIAQFFGHTHFDEFEVFYDHTDLTRPINVAYVGPSVSPYYDLNPGYRIYYVDGDHDKTTRVGRCRS; encoded by the exons ATG ACCACCATGTTGAAGAAACTCTTCGTTCTGGCCTTATGCGCTTTTTGCAACATCCATATTCAAG CATCCCCTGTTGGCTACAAAATAAACTACACAAATGAGATCGGTTTCATGCTACAACCCAACGAAGAAGTATTCCGGGACGAATGGAACTACAAGGTGGAACACAGCAAAGTACCGCTGCTTTCTTCTTTGATAAGAAATCACACTTTACCGCCCACAGCAGGTGGCAGTACT GGCAGATTGATGTGGGGTCTGGACCAAGACAAGTCGTCGCTGCCCCCCTTCGTGGACAAAGCTTTAAAGTTACTGAATTTGAAGCAGGTCGCTTTCGAAATTGAGAATTCGGTCATGTCCAAAGTGTCGTGTACTGCATGCAGAGCAG GAGCCGGTCTTTTGCAACACTACACGAAAACGGGGAAATCCGAGAAAGAAATTAAGAAGACTATTTACCAATTTTGTGTCAATTTGAAGATACAATCGCCCAGGGTTTGTGAGGGCATTACCGAGCTTTTTGCCGGTGAAGTTATCTATGTTTTAGGAAAAGTTGATATAG GCCCCGATGAGATTTGCAGCTTCGTCATCGGAGACGCTTGCGGTGACGTTTACAATCCCTACCACGAATGGGAAGTGGTTTTTCCACCAGTTCCTAAGCCTTCTGTGGTTGAACCAAAAATACCAGAG GCTAGTGCTCCAACATTCAAAGTCCTCCACCTTTCCGACACCCACTACGATCCATATTATATGGAGGGAGCCAACGCGGATTGTTCGGAACCCCTTTGTTGCCGCTTGACAAATGGACATGCCGTAACCAAAGAATCTGCAGCCGGAAA GTGGGGAGACTACAGAAAATGCGACACTCCTAAGATCACGGTCGACAATATGCTGCAGCATATTCAAGACAAACACCAT GATATAGATTACATCCTTTGGACTGGAGACCTGCCTCCTCATGACATCTGGAATCAAACTAAggatgaaaatataaaaatccttAAAGAAACAGTAATGCAAATGTCGGTCATGTTCCCTGGTATCCCTATCTTTCCTGCCTTGGGTAATCATGAGGCAGCCCCAGTAAACAG ttttccCCCACCGTTCGTGAACTCCCCAGACAGCTCGATTGCTTGGCTTTACGATGAATTGGACGTTCAATGGCGCAAATGGTTGCCAAGTTCTGTAAGCAATACTGTGAGAAGAGGGGCGTTttattctgttttggtgagacCCGGATTTCGGCTCATTTCTCTGAACATGAATTACTGTAACAATAAGAACTG GTGGCTTCTGTTAAATAGCACAGATCCTGCAACAGAGTTGCAGTGGTTCATTTACGAGCTTCAATCTGCGGAGTTTAATGGGGAGAAAGTCCATGTCATCG GCCATATCCCTCCGGGCCACTCTGACTGTTTAAAGGTATGGTCCAGAAACTATTACGCCATCATCAGTCGCTATGAAGCTACTATTATAGCTCAGTTTTTTGGACACActcattttgatgaatttgaagtattttatgATCACACCGATTTAA caAGACCCATCAATGTAGCATACGTAGGTCCATCAGTGTCACCCTACTATGATTTAAATCCAGGTTACAGGATCTATTATGTAGATGGTGACCATGACAAAACAACCAGAGTAG GGCGTTGTCGATCATGA
- the LOC136344595 gene encoding uncharacterized protein, which translates to MYAFAIVLYLIVSYAQCQSSSETTEIKTNPVTLEALPQEQELSGTGLASSEGEQTEQKTTTIITEDSLTATKRNSIRLEENPIREEQRPSTTTQQIPTNQSPDIPIGLSQNERPTDITIDLPTGTDESVTLTEQKEITHVPTCGENEDYDCLPLCPRRCSLLSKIVCRKLPTFIWPCHKGCTCRPGYSLDRTTDTCIKHC; encoded by the exons ATGTACGCATTTGCTATCGTCTTATATTTAATAGTGTCTTATGCGCAATGCCAAT CATCCTCTGAGACAacagaaattaaaacaaatccTGTCACCTTAGAGGCACTTCCTCAAGAACAAGAATTATCTGGCACCGGTTTAGCAAGCAGTGAAGGGGAACAAACCGAACAAAAGACCACTACAATAATCACTGAGGACTCTCTGACTGCAACTAAAAGAAATTCTATTCGACTAGAAGAAAATCCCATTAGAGAGGAGCAACGTCCATCAACGACAACGCAACAAATACCAACAAATCAAAGCCCTGACATCCCCATTGGTTTGTCTCAAAACGAACGACCAACAGATATAACGATCGACCTTCCCACTGGCACTGATGAAAGTGTGACTTTAACagaacaaaaagaaataaccCATGTTCCTACATGTGGCGAAAATGAAGATTATGATTGTCTTCCCCTGTGCCCTAGAAGATGCAGTTTGTTGTCGAAAATAGTTTGCAGAAAACTACCCACTTTCATTTGGCCTTGCCACAAAGGGTGCACTTGCAGGCCTGGGTATTCTTTGGATAGGACCACTGACACATGTATTAAACattgttaa